A region from the Osmerus eperlanus chromosome 11, fOsmEpe2.1, whole genome shotgun sequence genome encodes:
- the rasgrp4 gene encoding RAS guanyl-releasing protein 4, with protein sequence MHKNKRKCRVEGPGGVKSRRPVQRRMTCPSPQEISRALQTPTPLPLTRAASLDELIQLCLHCFDSEGRLVRGSQMVNMTLMMHIWVVPSQTFALKLLALYKDCPVEKGLRRSQIYNLIRQWISQFPAVFETDPRLEHIMGDLWTLVRSEVENTHSQFINSSCVNTAVNISQSPSPSVKKRKVSLLFDHMEADEMAKHLSYLEFKNFCNVSFLDYHSYVVRGSVRDNPALERSVMMCNGVSQWVQLMILSRHTAQQRAQVFTKFIHVAQKLRSLQNFNTLMAVTGGLCHSSISRLKDTASLLPPDITKALSEMTELLSSSSNYSNYRRVYNECVGFKVPILGVHLKDLISLNEALPDYLEEDKINLGKLQHLHSNISDLLALHSRTPPEANKDLLHLLTLSLDLYYTEDEIYELSYTKEPKNPKIQPVAPVKAPAVAEWGSGVTPRLDPATISKHVKQMVDSIMKNYDLNQDGYISLEDFEKIAANFPFSFPHESDRKGEISREEITSYFIRGMSVCAKLGLNFSTTSAQQVHNLHETTYKRPTFCDSCGGFLWGVKRGYHCKDCGMNCHRHCKDLLAIECMKKHKVSGSSCPCTPVPDFKTKANSWSSEEDTFIFPQSNEADHNRGNPTAKNITEDSTLSDGSTQTDPGFWTPQKVEKSGGQADSDTHRPPPERARGASMPVSVSFLLEKMEELELHSDKSREPD encoded by the exons ATGCACAAGAACAAGAG GAAGTGTCGCGTGGAGGGCCCTGGGGGGGTGAAGAGTAGACGTCCGGTTCAGAGGCGTAtgacctgccccagcccccaAGAGATCAGCCGGGCCCtgcagacccccacccccctccccctgacgcGGGCGGCCAGTCTGGACGAACTCATCCAGCTCTGTCTACACTGCTTTG ACTCGGAGGGGAGGCTCGTCAGAGGGTCCCAGATGGTCAACATGACGCTGATGATGCACATCTGGGTGGTTCCTTCCCAGACCTTCGCCTTGAAGCTCCTGGCTCT CTATAAGGACTGTCCTGTAGAGAAGGGGCTAAGAAGATCCCAGATCTACAACCTCATCAG GCAGTGGATCAGCCAGTTCCCAGCGGTGTTCGAGACTGATCCCAGACTGGAGCACATCATGGGCGACCTGTGGACCCtggtgaggtcagaggtcgagAACACGCACTCGCAGTTCATCAATTCTTCCTGCGT AAACACTGCAGTGAACATATCCCAATCACCCTCACCTTCTGTGAAGAAGAGGAAAGTGTCCTTGCTCTTTGATCACATGGAAGCTGATGAAATGGCGAAGCATCTCAGCTACCTGGAGTTCAAGAACTTCTGTAATGTTTCC TTCCTGGACTACCACAGCTACGTGGTGCGCGGCTCGGTGAGGGACAACCCGGCGCTGGAACGTTCAGTCATGATGTGTAACGGCGTCTCCCAGTGGGTCCAGCTGATGATCCTCAGCAGGCACACGGCCCAGCAGAGAGCTCAGGTCTTCACCAAGTTCATCCACGTGGCCCAG AAGCTGCGCTCCCTTCAGAACTTTAACACTCTAATGGCCGTGACGGGAGGCCTGTGCCACAGCTCCATCTCCAGACTGAAAGACACAGCCAGCCTGCTGCCGCCGGACATCACTAAG GCTCTGAGTGAAATGACAGAGCTGCTGTCCTCCAGCAGTAACTATAGCAACTACCGGCGGGTGTACAACGAATGCGTGGGCTTCAAGGTGCCCATCCTGGGCGTGCACCTGAAGGACCTGATCTCCCTGAACGAGGCCCTGCCCGACTACCTGGAGGAGGACAAGATCAACCTGGGCAAGCTGCAGCACCTTCACAGCAACATCAGCGACCTGCTAGCTCTCCACAGCCGCACTCCCCCAGAGGCCAACAAGGATCTGCTACATCTTCTCACG CTGTCACTAGACCTGTACTACACCGAGGATGAGATCTACGAACTGTCCTACACCAAGGAGCCCAAAAACCCCAAGATCCAG cCTGTCGCTCCAGTCAAAGCTCCTGCCGTTGCAGAGTGGGGGTCTGGAGTCACCCCAAGGCTAGATCCTGCCACCATTTCTAAACACGTCAAACAGATGGTGGAT TCCATCATGAAGAACTACGACCTGAATCAGGATGGCTACATCTCCTTGGAGGACTTTGAGAAAATAGCAGCCAacttccctttctccttcccccaCGAAAGTGACAG GAAAGGGGAAATCAGTCGTGAAGAAATCACTTCCTACTTTATCAGGGGGATGTCCGTGTGTGCCAAACTGGGGCTAAACTTCAGCACAACAAGCGCACAACAAGTGCACAACTTGCACGAGACCACCTACAAGAGGCCCACGTTCTGCGACAGCTGCGGAGGCTTT TTGTGGGGTGTCAAGAGGGGCTACCACTGCAAAG ACTGTGGGATGAACTGTCATCGCCACTGTAAGGACCTGTTGGCCATAGAGTGCATGAAGAAACACAAAGTGTCTGGCAGTTCCTGTCCCTGCACCCCAGTACCTGACTTCAAAACCAAGGCTAACAGCTGGA GTTCCGAGGAGGACACCTTTATTTTCCCTCAAAGCAACGAAGCAGATCACAATAGGGGTAACCCTACTGCGAAAAACATTACGGAGGACTCGACACTCTCAGACGGTTCCACTCAAACAGATCCTGGGTTCTGGACTCCTCAGAAGGTTGAAAAGAGTGGAGGACAAGcagactctgacacacacagacctcctccAGAGAGG GCCAGAGGAGCTTccatgcctgtgtctgtgtccttcctcctggagaaaatggaggaactGGAACTCCACAGTGACAAGAGCAGGGAGCCTGACTGA
- the hnrnpul1 gene encoding heterogeneous nuclear ribonucleoprotein U-like protein 1 isoform X2 produces MNSVDVKKLKVNELKEELQRRGLDTKGLKADLVERLRASLDTGTAAPEEGSGSPGDLGTGSAGLLRDDPIPNQDERISEEESSEDGEGFDRAEVTSGGETVGTVSERELAPAMTCGMSDFSSAVDVSQTEITPHKPKTEPELEEHPDIKPEMEKKSEVKKEEEENTECQQEVPKPEQNPRQPEPANEWEELEAPQAEQAKTEAERSGQYGRKRSYDEGRGYGYYEHREDKRSRSPQPPAEEEEEVFDDALVALDTYNCDLHFKVSRDRYSGYPLTIEGFAFLWAGARASYGVTQGRVCYEMKVIEDIPVKHLPSSEPDPHVVRIGWSLDSCSTQLGEEAFSFGCGGTGKKSSDCKFEDYGEKFGENDVIGCHIDFDSGDEVEMAFSKNGVWLDVAFRVPRETLAGRALFPHVLVKNCAVEFNFGQKEEPYYPAPEGYAFIQNVSLERRTRGTLGPASKSECEILMMVGLPACGKTTWATKHTENHPEKKYNILGTNAIMDKMKVMGLRRQRNYTGRWDLLIQQATQCLNRLIQIAARKRRNYILDQTNVYGSAQRRKMRPFEGFQRKAIVMCPTDEDLKERTLKQTDEQGKDVPDHAVLEMKANFVLPETSDFLDEVTFVELQREDASKLVKEYNEAGQKAGPPPDKRYDNRQGGFHGRGGSFQRYDNRDGPRGGGYQSRGGNGGGGGYNRGNYNQSRWEGNYRDGSSNGRGGYNRNQQSGGSYNRQAPYNKGYNQSYNPGYNQGYNQGNYNQGYNYGNYSQYPGYGQSYSETPATGQTYNQQQSYDQQYQQYAQQWQQYYQNQSQWNQYYGQYGNYSGQGNQGSSSGSQ; encoded by the exons ATGAATAGTGTTGACGTGAAGAAACTAAAAGTCAATGAGTTGAAAGAGGAGCTGCAGCGCCGCGGCCTGGACACCAAAGGGCTGAAAGCTGATCTCGTGGAGAGGCTCAGGGCCTCTCTGGACACCGGTACAGCGGCTCCTGAAGAGGGCAGCGGATCACCGGGCGACCTGGGAACGGGCTCCGCTGGGTTACTGAGGGATGATCCTATTCCTAACCAAG ATGAAAGAATATCTGAAGAGGAAAGCAGTGAAGATGGTGAAGGCTTTGATAGGGCAGAGGTGACATCAGGTGGAGAAACCGTAGGTACAGTTTCAGAAAGAGAGCTAGCTCCTGCCATGACCTGTGGGATGTCGGACTTCTCATCAGCTGTTGATGTGAGCCAGACCGAAATCACTCCTCACAAGCCCAAGACCGAGCCTGAACTGGAGGAGCACCCTGATATCAAACCAG AAATGGAGAAGAAATCCGAGgtgaaaaaggaggaagaggagaacacTGAGTGCCAACAGGAAGTTCCGAAGCCGGAGCAGAATCCTCGCCAGCCAGAGCCCGCCAATGAGTGGGAGGAGCTTGAGGCCCCGCAGGCGGAGCAGGCCAAGACGGAGGCAGAGCGCTCCGGACAGTATGGACGCAAGAGGTCGTATGATGAGGGCCGGGGCTACGGCTACTATGAACACCGCGAGGACAAGAG GTCCCGCTCACCACAACCACCTgctgaagaagaggaagaggtctTTGACGATGCCCTTGTTGCCCTGGACACAT acaactGCGACTTGCACTTCAAAGTGTCCCGCGATCGCTACAGTGGCTATCCTCTGACCATCGAGGGCTTCGCCTTCCTCTGGGCGGGAGCACGGGCCTCGTACGGCGTCACCCAGGGTCGTGTGTGTTACGAGATGAAG GTTATCGAGGACATCCCGGTGAAGCACTTGCCCAGCAGTGAGCCTGATCCCCATGTGGTCAGGATCGGCTGGTCTCTGGACTCCTGCAGTACGCAGCTTG GTGAGGAGGCGTTTTCCTTTGGATGCGGAGGAACCGGCAAGAAGTCCTCCGACTGCAAATTTGAAGATTACGGAGAGAAGTTCGGTGAAAACGACGTAATCGGCTGCCACATC GACTTTGACAGCGGTGACGAGGTGGAGATGGCGTTCTCTAAGAACGGAGTGTGGCTGGACGTGGCCTTCCGTGTCCCGCGGGAAACCCTGGCCGGCCGCGCCCTGTTCCCGCACGTCCTGGTGAAGAACTGCGCCGTGGAGTTCAACTTCGGCCAGAAGGAGGAGCCCTACTATCCCGCTCCGGAGGGCTACGCGTTCATCCAGAACGTCAGCCTGGAGCGCAGAACCAGAGGAACCCTGGGTCCCGCTAGCAAATCTGAATGTGAG ATCCTGATGATGGttggtctgcctgcctgtggaAAGACCACCTGGGCCACGAAGCACACTGAGAACCACCCGGAGAAGAAGTACAACATCCTGGGCACTAACGCCATCATGGACAAGATGAAG GTGATGGGTCTACGTCGTCAGAGGAACTACACGGGCCGCTGGGACCTTCTGATCCAGCAGGCCACCCAGTGTCTGAACCGGCTCATCCAGATCGCCGCCCGCAAGAGACGCAACTACATCCTGGACCAG ACAAATGTATATGGATCAGCCCAGAGACGAAAAATGCGACCTTTTGAAGGTTTTCAACGCAAGGCTATTGTAATGTGTCCCACGGACGAGGACTTAAAAGAGCGAACGTTAAAGCAAACTGATGAGCAGGGGAAGGATGTTCCCGATCATGCTGTTTTAGAAATGAAAG CCAACTTTGTGCTTCCTGAGACCAGCGACTTCCTGGACGAGGTGACCTTTGTGGAGCTGCAGCGCGAGGATGCCAGCAAGCTCGTGAAGGAGTACAACGAGGCGGGACAGAAAGCTGGCCCGCCCCCTGACAAGCGCTATGACAACCGCCAGGGGGGCTTCCACGGGCGTGGCGGAAGCTTCCAGCGCTATGACAACCGCGACGGACCCCGTGGGGGGGGCTACCAGAGCCGGGGTggaaatggaggaggagggg GCTACAACCGCGGGAACTACAACCAGAGCCGCTGGGAAGGCAACTACCGCGACGGAAGCTCCAATGGCCGAGGAGGCTACAACCGTAACCAACAGTCAGGAGGAAGCTACAACCGGCAGGCTCCCTACAACAAAGGCTacaaccag AGCTACAACCCAGGCTATAACCAAGGGTACAACCAGGGGAACTATAACCAAGGTTATAACTACGGCAACTACAGCCAGTATCCAGGATACGGCCAGAGCTACAGCGAGACACCTGCCACTGGACAGACATACAACCAACAACAGAGCTACGACCAGCAGTACCAGCAG taTGCCCAGCAGTGGCAGCAGTACTATCAGAACCAGAGCCAGTGGAACCAGTACTATGGCCAGTATGGAAACTACTCTGGACAGGGAAACCAGGGCTCCTCCTCAGGGTCCCAGTAA
- the hnrnpul1 gene encoding heterogeneous nuclear ribonucleoprotein U-like protein 1 isoform X1, whose translation MNSVDVKKLKVNELKEELQRRGLDTKGLKADLVERLRASLDTGTAAPEEGSGSPGDLGTGSAGLLRDDPIPNQDERISEEESSEDGEGFDRAEVTSGGETVGTVSERELAPAMTCGMSDFSSAVDVSQTEITPHKPKTEPELEEHPDIKPEMEKKSEVKKEEEENTECQQEVPKPEQNPRQPEPANEWEELEAPQAEQAKTEAERSGQYGRKRSYDEGRGYGYYEHREDKRSRSPQPPAEEEEEVFDDALVALDTYNCDLHFKVSRDRYSGYPLTIEGFAFLWAGARASYGVTQGRVCYEMKVIEDIPVKHLPSSEPDPHVVRIGWSLDSCSTQLGEEAFSFGCGGTGKKSSDCKFEDYGEKFGENDVIGCHIDFDSGDEVEMAFSKNGVWLDVAFRVPRETLAGRALFPHVLVKNCAVEFNFGQKEEPYYPAPEGYAFIQNVSLERRTRGTLGPASKSECEILMMVGLPACGKTTWATKHTENHPEKKYNILGTNAIMDKMKVMGLRRQRNYTGRWDLLIQQATQCLNRLIQIAARKRRNYILDQTNVYGSAQRRKMRPFEGFQRKAIVMCPTDEDLKERTLKQTDEQGKDVPDHAVLEMKANFVLPETSDFLDEVTFVELQREDASKLVKEYNEAGQKAGPPPDKRYDNRQGGFHGRGGSFQRYDNRDGPRGGGYQSRGGNGGGGGGYRGGYNRGNYNQSRWEGNYRDGSSNGRGGYNRNQQSGGSYNRQAPYNKGYNQSYNPGYNQGYNQGNYNQGYNYGNYSQYPGYGQSYSETPATGQTYNQQQSYDQQYQQYAQQWQQYYQNQSQWNQYYGQYGNYSGQGNQGSSSGSQ comes from the exons ATGAATAGTGTTGACGTGAAGAAACTAAAAGTCAATGAGTTGAAAGAGGAGCTGCAGCGCCGCGGCCTGGACACCAAAGGGCTGAAAGCTGATCTCGTGGAGAGGCTCAGGGCCTCTCTGGACACCGGTACAGCGGCTCCTGAAGAGGGCAGCGGATCACCGGGCGACCTGGGAACGGGCTCCGCTGGGTTACTGAGGGATGATCCTATTCCTAACCAAG ATGAAAGAATATCTGAAGAGGAAAGCAGTGAAGATGGTGAAGGCTTTGATAGGGCAGAGGTGACATCAGGTGGAGAAACCGTAGGTACAGTTTCAGAAAGAGAGCTAGCTCCTGCCATGACCTGTGGGATGTCGGACTTCTCATCAGCTGTTGATGTGAGCCAGACCGAAATCACTCCTCACAAGCCCAAGACCGAGCCTGAACTGGAGGAGCACCCTGATATCAAACCAG AAATGGAGAAGAAATCCGAGgtgaaaaaggaggaagaggagaacacTGAGTGCCAACAGGAAGTTCCGAAGCCGGAGCAGAATCCTCGCCAGCCAGAGCCCGCCAATGAGTGGGAGGAGCTTGAGGCCCCGCAGGCGGAGCAGGCCAAGACGGAGGCAGAGCGCTCCGGACAGTATGGACGCAAGAGGTCGTATGATGAGGGCCGGGGCTACGGCTACTATGAACACCGCGAGGACAAGAG GTCCCGCTCACCACAACCACCTgctgaagaagaggaagaggtctTTGACGATGCCCTTGTTGCCCTGGACACAT acaactGCGACTTGCACTTCAAAGTGTCCCGCGATCGCTACAGTGGCTATCCTCTGACCATCGAGGGCTTCGCCTTCCTCTGGGCGGGAGCACGGGCCTCGTACGGCGTCACCCAGGGTCGTGTGTGTTACGAGATGAAG GTTATCGAGGACATCCCGGTGAAGCACTTGCCCAGCAGTGAGCCTGATCCCCATGTGGTCAGGATCGGCTGGTCTCTGGACTCCTGCAGTACGCAGCTTG GTGAGGAGGCGTTTTCCTTTGGATGCGGAGGAACCGGCAAGAAGTCCTCCGACTGCAAATTTGAAGATTACGGAGAGAAGTTCGGTGAAAACGACGTAATCGGCTGCCACATC GACTTTGACAGCGGTGACGAGGTGGAGATGGCGTTCTCTAAGAACGGAGTGTGGCTGGACGTGGCCTTCCGTGTCCCGCGGGAAACCCTGGCCGGCCGCGCCCTGTTCCCGCACGTCCTGGTGAAGAACTGCGCCGTGGAGTTCAACTTCGGCCAGAAGGAGGAGCCCTACTATCCCGCTCCGGAGGGCTACGCGTTCATCCAGAACGTCAGCCTGGAGCGCAGAACCAGAGGAACCCTGGGTCCCGCTAGCAAATCTGAATGTGAG ATCCTGATGATGGttggtctgcctgcctgtggaAAGACCACCTGGGCCACGAAGCACACTGAGAACCACCCGGAGAAGAAGTACAACATCCTGGGCACTAACGCCATCATGGACAAGATGAAG GTGATGGGTCTACGTCGTCAGAGGAACTACACGGGCCGCTGGGACCTTCTGATCCAGCAGGCCACCCAGTGTCTGAACCGGCTCATCCAGATCGCCGCCCGCAAGAGACGCAACTACATCCTGGACCAG ACAAATGTATATGGATCAGCCCAGAGACGAAAAATGCGACCTTTTGAAGGTTTTCAACGCAAGGCTATTGTAATGTGTCCCACGGACGAGGACTTAAAAGAGCGAACGTTAAAGCAAACTGATGAGCAGGGGAAGGATGTTCCCGATCATGCTGTTTTAGAAATGAAAG CCAACTTTGTGCTTCCTGAGACCAGCGACTTCCTGGACGAGGTGACCTTTGTGGAGCTGCAGCGCGAGGATGCCAGCAAGCTCGTGAAGGAGTACAACGAGGCGGGACAGAAAGCTGGCCCGCCCCCTGACAAGCGCTATGACAACCGCCAGGGGGGCTTCCACGGGCGTGGCGGAAGCTTCCAGCGCTATGACAACCGCGACGGACCCCGTGGGGGGGGCTACCAGAGCCGGGGTggaaatggaggaggagggggtgggtacAGAGGAG GCTACAACCGCGGGAACTACAACCAGAGCCGCTGGGAAGGCAACTACCGCGACGGAAGCTCCAATGGCCGAGGAGGCTACAACCGTAACCAACAGTCAGGAGGAAGCTACAACCGGCAGGCTCCCTACAACAAAGGCTacaaccag AGCTACAACCCAGGCTATAACCAAGGGTACAACCAGGGGAACTATAACCAAGGTTATAACTACGGCAACTACAGCCAGTATCCAGGATACGGCCAGAGCTACAGCGAGACACCTGCCACTGGACAGACATACAACCAACAACAGAGCTACGACCAGCAGTACCAGCAG taTGCCCAGCAGTGGCAGCAGTACTATCAGAACCAGAGCCAGTGGAACCAGTACTATGGCCAGTATGGAAACTACTCTGGACAGGGAAACCAGGGCTCCTCCTCAGGGTCCCAGTAA
- the opa3 gene encoding optic atrophy 3 protein homolog: MVVGAFPIAKLLYLGVRQMSKPVANRIKAGARRSEFFKNYVCLPPAQLYHWIEMRTKMRIMGFRASTIKPLNEEAAAELGAELVGEAIIFVIGGGCMVLEYSRQAMNSRRKEDELNETITSLQTQLGELALTTETLDAQLREMNRLMLSFPAAPATVSK, encoded by the exons ATGGTGGTTGGTGCCTTCCCTATCGCCAAGCTGCTCTACCTTGGTGTACGGCAAATGAGCAAACCTGTGGCGAACAGGATTAAGGCAGGAGCTCGAAGAAGCGAGTTCTTCAAGAATTACGTATGCCTTCCACCGGCACAGT TATACCACTGGATTGAGATGAGGACCAAGATGAGGATCATGGGTTTCCGAGCCTCCACCATCAAGCCCCTGAATGAGGAGGCAGCAGCCGAACTGGGGGCAGAGCTGGTGGGAGAGGCCATCATCTTTGTAATTGGCGGCGGCTGTATGGTGTTGGAATACAGCCGGCAAGCCATGAACTCGCGACGCAAGGAAGACGAGCTAAACGAGACCATCACTAGCCTACAgactcagctgggagagctcgcCCTAACCACAGAGACACTAGATGCCCAGCTCAGAGAGATGAACAGGCTAATGCTGTCCTTTCCTGCTGCACCTGCTACCGTTTCAAAATGA